In Nocardia asteroides, a single genomic region encodes these proteins:
- a CDS encoding AMP-binding protein produces the protein MPSTAPRHPADRNTVVVSGPDTDLTAEELHRWSNRLARMLLGMGAKAGAVIAIAIDSPVEAAVAERAIAKVRGIPLPVGDGALPAGTALGITHRARRTRLTDDVRWLILDEPATLRRYLVGSDSTITVADRSA, from the coding sequence ATGCCTTCCACCGCACCCAGGCACCCCGCCGACCGGAACACCGTCGTCGTCTCCGGCCCCGACACCGACCTGACCGCCGAAGAGCTGCACCGCTGGTCGAACCGGCTGGCGCGGATGCTGCTCGGGATGGGCGCCAAGGCGGGTGCGGTGATCGCCATCGCGATCGACTCCCCGGTCGAGGCCGCCGTGGCCGAGCGCGCGATCGCCAAGGTGCGCGGGATTCCGCTTCCGGTCGGGGACGGGGCGCTGCCCGCGGGCACCGCGCTCGGGATCACCCATCGGGCGCGCCGGACGCGGCTGACCGACGACGTGCGCTGGCTGATCCTGGACGAGCCCGCCACGCTGCGCCGCTACCTGGTCGGGTCGGACTCCACGATCACCGTGGCCGACCGCTCCGCCTGA
- a CDS encoding DoxX family protein, with protein sequence MYGSRDAALFLARLILGFIFVMHGWQKLHTNGISNVEKGFDAMGIPAPGIAAQYSTWVEFLGGIFLIIGLLLPIVSLLLILNMLGAIWYAHRDSGFWNSDGGYELPLALIAGLLAVGLSHAGRAAADHYITRRRGVRAD encoded by the coding sequence ATGTACGGCTCACGCGACGCGGCGCTCTTCCTGGCCCGCCTGATCCTCGGCTTCATCTTCGTCATGCACGGCTGGCAGAAGCTGCACACGAACGGAATCTCCAACGTGGAGAAGGGGTTCGATGCCATGGGGATCCCCGCGCCGGGGATCGCCGCGCAATACTCCACCTGGGTCGAGTTCCTCGGCGGGATCTTCCTCATCATCGGCCTGCTGCTGCCGATCGTCTCGCTGCTGCTCATCCTGAACATGCTCGGCGCCATCTGGTACGCGCACCGGGACAGCGGCTTCTGGAACAGCGACGGGGGCTACGAGCTCCCGCTCGCCCTGATCGCCGGGCTGCTCGCGGTCGGGCTCTCGCACGCGGGCCGGGCCGCCGCCGACCACTACATCACCCGCAGGCGCGGGGTCAGGGCCGACTGA
- a CDS encoding mycofactocin-coupled SDR family oxidoreductase gives MTGRVAGKVALITGAARGQGRAHAVRLAEEGAGIIAVDLAGPLPGVPYDSPTPDDLDETVRLVEKAGGRIVASIADVRDIEAMRAAADAGVAELGRLDIVIANAGICIPNAWDAISPQEFRDVIDTNVIGVWNTVTVTAPHLIAGGRGGSIALISSYAGVKMQPFMVHYTASKHAVTGMARAFAAELGKHEIRVNSVHPGGVNTPMGSGNMQAAIAAAGETNPLLGNMGTPFLPRWAATAEEIADAVLFLVSDESKYITSIPLAIDGGAAHY, from the coding sequence ATGACCGGACGTGTAGCAGGCAAGGTCGCGCTGATCACCGGCGCGGCGCGCGGACAGGGCCGGGCGCACGCCGTGCGCCTCGCCGAGGAGGGGGCGGGCATCATCGCCGTCGACCTCGCGGGCCCGCTGCCCGGCGTGCCCTACGACTCGCCGACCCCCGACGACCTGGACGAGACCGTCCGCCTGGTCGAGAAGGCGGGCGGGCGGATCGTCGCGAGCATCGCCGACGTCCGCGACATCGAGGCCATGCGCGCCGCCGCCGACGCCGGGGTCGCCGAGCTGGGCAGGCTCGACATCGTGATCGCCAACGCCGGCATCTGCATCCCGAACGCCTGGGACGCCATCAGCCCGCAGGAGTTCCGCGACGTCATCGACACCAACGTGATCGGCGTCTGGAACACCGTCACCGTCACCGCCCCGCACCTGATCGCGGGCGGCCGCGGCGGCTCGATCGCGCTCATCAGCTCCTACGCCGGGGTCAAGATGCAGCCGTTCATGGTGCACTACACCGCGAGCAAGCACGCCGTCACCGGCATGGCGCGCGCCTTCGCCGCCGAGCTCGGCAAGCACGAGATCCGGGTCAACTCGGTACACCCGGGCGGGGTGAACACGCCGATGGGCTCGGGCAACATGCAGGCCGCCATCGCCGCCGCGGGCGAGACGAATCCGCTGCTCGGGAACATGGGAACCCCGTTCCTGCCGCGCTGGGCCGCCACCGCCGAGGAGATCGCCGACGCCGTGCTCTTCCTGGTCAGCGACGAATCGAAGTACATCACCTCGATCCCGCTCGCCATCGACGGCGGGGCCGCGCACTACTGA
- a CDS encoding TetR/AcrR family transcriptional regulator, which produces MARHSAVARGALMDAAEELYGRDGIDQVSNRRIAERAGNANHSAVAYHFGDRDGLITAMLDRYTEQSEPLRAELLAALGPGPTLVELLRCLVLPAVRGLLDRPAPCWRARFLNQVRATPSTAALLERPVAGKTATAAIMAATGEQLRHVDQPVLNGRGWMLTGMVFEVCAAYEAEVAAGEREPDWGALGCFLTDAAAGMLAAPVTAPGGFAPDPTLIHL; this is translated from the coding sequence ATGGCACGGCACAGCGCGGTGGCCCGCGGCGCGCTCATGGACGCCGCCGAGGAGCTCTACGGCCGGGACGGCATCGACCAGGTGTCGAACCGGCGCATCGCCGAGCGCGCGGGCAATGCCAACCACTCCGCGGTCGCCTACCACTTCGGCGACCGGGACGGCCTGATCACCGCCATGCTGGACCGCTACACCGAGCAGTCCGAGCCGCTGCGCGCCGAGCTGCTGGCCGCGCTCGGCCCCGGCCCCACGCTGGTCGAGCTGCTGCGCTGCCTGGTGCTGCCCGCCGTCCGCGGCCTGCTCGACCGGCCGGCGCCCTGCTGGCGGGCCCGCTTCCTGAACCAGGTGCGCGCCACGCCGTCCACCGCCGCGCTGCTGGAGCGCCCGGTCGCCGGGAAGACCGCCACCGCCGCCATCATGGCCGCCACCGGGGAGCAGCTGCGCCACGTCGACCAGCCGGTGCTGAACGGCCGCGGCTGGATGCTCACCGGCATGGTCTTCGAGGTCTGCGCCGCCTACGAGGCCGAGGTCGCGGCGGGCGAGCGTGAGCCCGACTGGGGTGCGCTCGGCTGCTTCCTCACCGACGCCGCGGCGGGCATGCTCGCCGCCCCCGTCACCGCTCCCGGCGGCTTCGCCCCTGACCCCACGCTCATCCATCTCTGA